From Saccharothrix espanaensis DSM 44229, the proteins below share one genomic window:
- a CDS encoding ABC transporter substrate-binding protein gives MTRRVGLSARRIIGGLTALTMLAVVSGCGLLGGSTDKPTDGAAAPGKVEKTKIKLGLLPILDVASVHVAIKKGYFKDEGLEVEPVSIQGGAAAIPGLVNGELDITFGNWVSFFAAQAKDVAKGVDGLKLINDGYQAKPEMFLILTGPDSTIKSPKDLAGKTIAINTFKNIAELTAKATLEANDVDPKSVTFKEFPFPDMQAALQNKTVDAAFMVEPFISKAQRAIGAITVLDAASGPTDGIPVAGYGTTGKFAKENPNTVAAFQRALTKGQRDAADRPTVEPLLVEYAKVDKETASLVHFGEFPTTLDATRLQRVATLMKTYGLLEKDFDVKPMLVAASGS, from the coding sequence ATGACTCGAAGAGTCGGCCTCTCGGCAAGAAGGATCATCGGCGGACTGACCGCGCTCACGATGCTCGCCGTGGTCTCCGGCTGTGGTCTGCTCGGCGGTTCCACGGACAAGCCGACGGACGGCGCCGCCGCTCCGGGCAAGGTCGAAAAGACCAAGATCAAGCTTGGTCTGCTGCCGATCCTCGACGTCGCCTCGGTGCACGTCGCGATCAAGAAGGGCTACTTCAAGGACGAGGGCCTGGAAGTGGAGCCGGTCTCGATCCAGGGTGGCGCCGCGGCCATCCCGGGTCTGGTCAACGGTGAGCTGGACATCACGTTCGGCAACTGGGTCTCGTTCTTCGCCGCGCAGGCCAAGGACGTGGCCAAGGGCGTGGACGGCCTGAAGCTGATCAACGACGGCTACCAGGCCAAGCCCGAGATGTTCCTGATCCTCACCGGCCCGGACTCGACCATCAAGTCGCCCAAGGACCTGGCCGGCAAGACGATCGCGATCAACACGTTCAAGAACATCGCCGAGCTCACCGCGAAGGCGACCCTGGAGGCCAACGACGTCGACCCCAAGTCGGTGACCTTCAAGGAGTTCCCGTTCCCGGACATGCAGGCGGCGCTGCAGAACAAGACCGTCGACGCCGCCTTCATGGTCGAGCCGTTCATCAGCAAGGCCCAGCGCGCGATCGGCGCGATCACGGTGCTCGACGCCGCGTCCGGCCCGACGGACGGCATCCCGGTCGCGGGCTACGGCACGACCGGCAAGTTCGCCAAGGAGAACCCGAACACCGTCGCCGCGTTCCAGCGCGCGCTGACCAAGGGCCAGCGCGACGCGGCCGACCGCCCCACGGTCGAGCCGCTGCTGGTGGAGTACGCCAAGGTCGACAAGGAAACCGCCAGCCTGGTTCACTTCGGTGAGTTCCCCACCACGCTCGACGCGACCCGCCTGCAGCGGGTGGCGACGCTGATGAAAACCTATGGTCTGCTGGAGAAGGACTTCGACGTCAAGCCGATGCTGGTGGCCGCGTCGGGTAGCTGA